aaagcaaaattgaaataaaaatataatagttCATTTCAAAACGAATTTTTTCaggttttatttgaattgCGCTTCGAGCCATCAGAACTCGTAACATTTGAGTCTTCCTAATGATGATACTGTTGGAGGTTTCCGTTGGCATAGCTGCTGGCATGTCCATGACCGTGTCCACCGTACGAGTGTCCACCTTCATGGTGTCCGTAGACTTCCGGGTGATGAGCATGACCCACACGCTTCACATGAGCCTGGAATCCGTTGTGCTTGTCGGACGAGTACTCCACAACACGCTCAGTTCCATCGGCCTCGTGCAGGGTGTAGGCTCCCTTGACGACATCCCCGTCTCGATGTTCCCACTGGCTCTTATGGTCTCCGGTGTGGGGATCCTTCACTCCATACTCGAACTTGTAGCTGGGATGCGAATGGTAATCCTCGTGCTCGTAAGCGGCAACGGCGACAGCCAGAAGGGCGAAGACAGCAATAGTGATCTTCATCATTTTGGGAAGTTCTTTGGCTTGTGGGTTTGGTGAATGTAGATTGAGCGATGGCTGGCGATCGACTGTTGGCATTTGGGTTGAATATGGGCGCTTAAATATGGTTTGAAAGGAGTAGGGCTTGAATGCGTGTACGCCTTTCGTTGGTTTACAGTTGACCTTGCATATAGGCGTGGAAATTGAACGATATGAACGACATATGAAATGAAAGTCACTTGCTCGTGCGTCGTCTTTTCCCCTacgttttgtaaattttccaGTGGAAAGTGTCTCATGAGGGAAACTGAAATATGGAAGTATTAACATTCAATCCCTCGGTCTATTTTACTCAAAAATTTAGCGATTGTTACAACTCTTTTACAATAATGTTGACAAATTGTAATAGTTCATCCACTCATTAAGTGTACATATTtgatcataaaataaataatatttattaacattATACGCCTTCCTCATGGTttcattgtttaaaaaaactctaTTGATCATTGTTGGATTACTTATGTTTGTATGCATTCGGACACTTATTTTCCGCAGAACCCTGCCACAAACTAGAAGTGAGAATGAATCAACAGACTGAGAATGCGATTTATTAAATAGTGCTTGCccaaaatatatattttttttttattacatgcTCAACGAGTCCAGAACAATGTTTAGTTGAAATGAGACATCCATGGTGATTGATAGTAAGGATTAATGTCTTGTGATTCGGTGCAACATTAGCTGCAcgtaaaataaatccaaacgGTAAACAAATTCATGAAATAAAACCAAGTACTTTTTTCATTGAATTGAAGTTTTTTCCTCGGATTCGTAGGtctaagtaaataaatttaaaaaaatcaataaagcgtttttttttaaatttctaaatgatttttcaatatgtttttaagataaaatgaagtggaaagaaattatttaaatatatacTAGTAATTAAATCTAATGAAAATAGCATGAGTGTTCCGTAGAACCATTTTGCATGTCGCGTAGGGTTATTTATATGGGATTCTAGCAAATGTCGAAGACGGAGGACAGAAAATTTCGTAGATTGATgtcattttcatgaaaatacaACAGTGTGAGTCGATATTCGACCCAACGATAGAATAATCTATCTAAAACAGACTGCAACAGAAAGGTTCGGTTGttattctaaaacaaaaacatttaatttcacaTTTCAATACTTGCGAGACATTACAGTATTGTTAAATGATTGTATGTACTTCAAGGAGAGAAAATCATGAAAGAGGAAATCAAAGAGACACGTATGACGTGCTCAAAATGTTTTTGAGAGATACCTTAATAAGAAATGAGCAAtgatggaaaaatgaaaattgctgATCAGATGAAGTTATTTGTTTAGTTTGACAATAATCTTTATTTAAATCGAAATTCATGAATTTCCTTATGATCGATAAAGAACATTTATCAATGATGATACTGATGGAGGTTTCCGTTGGCATAGCTGCTGGCATGTCCATGACCGTGTCCACCGTACGAGTGTCCACCCTCATGGTGTCCGTAGACTTCCGGGTGATGAGCATGACCCACACGCTTCACATGAGCCTGGAATCCGTTGTGCTTGTCGGACGAGTACTCCACAACACGCTCAGTTCCATCGGCCTCGTGCAGGGTGTAGGCTCCCTTGACGACATCCCCGTCCCGATGTTCCCACTGGCTCTTGTGGTCTCCGGTGTGGGGATCCTTCACTCCATACTCGAACTTGTAGCTGGGATGCGAATGGTAATCCTCGTGCTCGTAAGCGGCAACGGCGACAGCCAGAAGGGCGAGGGCGGCAATAGTGATCTTCATCATTTTTGGGGTATattctttggttttgttgtttttttaaatctatctTTGAACACTCTCAGCTTGCTACTGTGCTGTTACGGTAGCAACGCTTTTGCTTAAATAGTAACCAGCATTCAAACGAACACACGTTGTGTGCGGTTGCATGTTTAAACCTCCCCCCAACAATCTATTTAACCTTGAGATGAATTTCCCGTTTTCATGTGCGAGTGGGGCTTTACGCTACAACTTTTCCTTTTAGCTTTTTGAATTGTATTAGTGAATGCATATATTTAAACTATATTTTCTATGGAAAAAAGGCTCGAGATTGCATATGATTTCGTTGTGTTATAACTTTACTTTTTAGTATTGCATAATAACAAGCAAAATTATTAGATTTGCacagtttgataaaaaaatcctcgcATTAAGAGAACTGCCGCATTTCGTTGACATGTGCTTGAAATAGTAATTATGGTAAAcggcattttgttttccagcgTTGAAGGTGAGTGGTATGTGTGTGCTGTGAGTTTTTATGTAAGCAGTCACACtacaaacaaatgcattccttgcaaatgagaagaagtgttatgattttaatgttgttgttttgtttacgattCCCTGCCGGGCATCGTTGTAGACGATCGAAAGTGCACATGAATTTGTACTTGGAGCAGAGACAGAAGCAGTGGAATTTCAGCAAACGTTTCATCAATTCATGCTGTAACTAGGGTGTGTCATGTGTTGATCTGTGTCAATATTTGTTATCTTATGATATAACATAGGAATGACAGAGTATGCTGCATCCGATGGGATAAGACGATCGGGTGGGTATAAACAGTTATACAATGTTATTAATAGCTACTTTCAAGTGAAATACTGAACTATAAATATGGAATACAGTCATGACGTATCCAGTAGCATAACATTCATCAAAATAAAGCTGCAATACAGCTTCCTGTGAACAGAATCGCAAATAGTTAACAGCGATTTAGATCAATTCAATTGGAGTGGAACAGTAAATATAATAACTGGTGTCGTCTATACATTTTATGAAGTAATTGCATAAAGAGTAAAAGCAAAGCAGTAATTGCATAAAGAGTAAAAGcatgctaaaaaaaaagcatgcatAAAAAGTAAAAGCATGCATAAAGCTAAAAGCATGAAAGTAGTACTGAGTGTACTTCGGAAATGATCGGTACGGTTATACAGCACATATCCTTCATAACATAGTTATAGAGAAGAAAATTGGTTCCTAACAGGCTGGGAAACGTAATGACTTAATATAAATTCTCACATGACAGGTCCATTACAAAATACCAACCAGACCGATCTTCTGAACAAACAATACTTTGAACAACAATCAATAAGAacaggggcggcccggtggtgcatgtgaaaaacggcgcccgtccacacggcagggaccgggttcaaatcccatccggaccgtctccccgtagcatggactgactatcctgctacgtggtagaataagtcttgatacggccaggccgttctaaccgagcaaaaaaaaaatcaatcagaACAAACGAGTAAGTAACAGTAAATTAGGTAGAATAGAAGTGATTAGAAGAATTAATGAGGAAATACTGCGGACATTGACTTCCAACAAAGACGATATCGAAATTATGTCATATCATCGCCTATAACTAAACATGTTCATCATATATCGACCATTGAAAGCACACTTTATGCCAAGACTGTGGTAGAAATAAGCACACAAATATGAGGGTGTAAGCtagtaaaaaatgtataaattttgattttttaattgataaCATTCCTTGAGAAACGCGAAACAGCGATAGCTCTCAAAACGGAAATCAAACTGTAACTCGAATTGTAATTAAACCAGTAGGAATTCAAAAGATGTAACAGCTTCAAGCTAGTAATAGTTATGATTGTAAGGAAAGAACCTATCAAAATGTTATCCTTTAAAATGTAGAAGGTGTAAACTGTAGcaaaagtaaaaatgaaaattacatGGAGAAAAGGACAACGATtagaaacaaattgtttgaagAATTAGCATTACAATTGAATTCTattcaaaaaatattgatacgaatttttcgaaattaggctaaataaattaaatattttagctTTAATGTCTGGTTGTTAtgatgtgaataaaaaaaacagacacattttgttttacaacacaTTACGTGACTACTCATGAGGTAACACCTTTGCAATTTCTTGCATTGACagacaaaatataaaatgttttcaattgtATATTTCAGATTGCCTTTCAGCTTGTTGAGGTTTGTTGAGATATCACATTCGGGGTTAGGAAAAAATGCTCCAGCTCTAACGTAGGCCAGATGCAGCGGATAGGACATTGGACTAATCCTCCTTCAAAGGAAGGAGCATGACAACAAGGTTCCTAGTAGTGATGTCCACCGTACACCTGTGGGTGATGGGCATGGCCGACCTTCTTGACGACGGCTTCGAAACCGCTGTGCTTGTCCGACTTGTACTCGACCACACGCTCGGTACCATCGGCTTCATGCAGCGAGTACTGTCCCTTGACGACATCGCCATCACGCACTTCCCACTGGCTCTTGTGGTCACCGGTGTGGGGATCCTTCACTCCATACTCGAACTTGTACTTCGGGTACGCGTAGTAGTCCTTGGGTTCCTCATGATGATGAGCGTATCCACTGAGACCGTGTTCTCCTCCATAGTACTGGGCGGAAGCAGCCACGGCCAAACAGGCGACGATAGCGAAGATCTGCAAAAGGGACAACGATGGCAATGAGTTCGAAAACTCCAGGAACACACCCGCTTAATGCTGTAGATCTGGGATACAGAGTTGCTGCACTTACTTTGAACATTTTTGCTGCTAATTGACTGCTTTGAATGTTGACGATGAGAAGGCTAATGTGAAACTGATACCTTACCGTAACACGCGCCTGCCTATTTATACGCCGCGTGACGATTCTCTATCCCTCTACTCGGTTCGGGCATACACCGGGGAAGCTTTACGGTAGCGCGAAACCAAACCGTCCGAAATGTATGTGCAGCATAACTCGATTGTTATAACATCATGCATCGCGTTAGGTTTTTGGTAGTGGGGAAACTATGAGCTTCAGTACGTCAAACAGCACGGCTGCAGCCTACCCGAAGGAGGATGGTCCGAGCGAACATGCGACCGAggtttgctgttgcttctgGTACACGATGACAGTCCAGTGGTCAGCGGAGGCCAAGTATGGCCCAGATTTTCCCCACACGCACCGAAACCTCCCCCCAGCAAGGGGGTGTACCCGGAGTTTCGCGCGCGTCAGCCGGGTTTCGGTTTGTTCGGTCACTTATGGaactgtttttggggggaaatgtATGCACATGGGCACTGCCTGTGTTATGttctgctgtttgtttttactgtCCATTCGTCCGCACTGTTACCATCCGTGTGTccgctggttttttttgttgccagcACATCCACCAACGCCATTCACGCCGATTGCACATAATGCCATTAAATTCAATCAGTAATGTGCACGGGCAGCAATTATTTTGCGATCCATTTTGATCTGACAGCTGGTGCAAAAGTAGAATTATGGTGGCAAGTCTGAGCTGTCCGAAACCATGCTACACTCGCCGAGTATCTCGAGAGGTGGGTGTTAGAAAATGATCATTGGAAAATTGAACCACTTCTTCATGGGCTTGGTGCAGCATGTGAAATGACATTCTTCCATCACACGGACGAACGATGCGCAATTTTCACTTAAAGCAAGTTCGCTTCGCACATGAGTGCATTGCCGAAAAATGACCTCCTGGCGTGGGTAAGGGGAATTTAAATGAGAAAACTTTCGCGCATTTGTATGCAGCATCTATTGAGCTTTATTGACAGGTGTAAAAGTGTAAGAGATTTGTATGCTTGGTGTTATATTTATCCTTAAGAATGATAATTATGATTTGCAGTCAATTAACTGAAGATGCTTGTACATGTCCCTGAGGTACAGGTATAAAGTATGTCTTCAGCATCGAAATATTCACCAGTTCGTTCTTAGACTTCATCTCGTGAACATCCAccacaaaacatacaacatgTTCaaggtattatttttcaagtgCAAAGTAAAAGTGATATAACTAACCGTTTATTCTATTCTCTGATCTATAAGGTTCTCGCCCTTATTGCCTGTCTGGCCATCGTTGCCTCGGCCCAGTACCATGGAGCTCACTACGAGCATAAGGAACACTATGCGCACCCGAAGTACAAGTTCGAGTATGGCGTCAAGGATCCCCATACTGGTGACCATAAGACCCAGTGGGAAGTACGTGATGGCGATGTCGTCAAGGGAGCCTACACCCTGCACGAGGCCGATGGAACCGAGCGTGTGGTCGAGTACAAGTCGGACGGTCACAACGGATTCGAAGCCAATGTCAAGAATGTAGGACATGCTCATCACCCGCAGGTCTACGGTGGACACTCTTCTCACGGACAGTACGGTCATGGTCCTGGAGCCAGTTATACCAATGTGGATAAGCATTACTAAAACAATACAGCCGATGAGCGTTCTAGGTTTTTCATGCTGTTGTGCAGGAGAATAAACTGTCAATGAActtcaaattgttttttatagtATACCGAGTATAGTATAAAGTGTTCATCGAAAATATAGTTCCACAATGTTTGAAAAAGATAAGTGATAAGCATGGAATGGTCAGATAATAATCATGCGATTTAATGATTCCGCATTTATATTTGTACTACTTATTTATTcgtcgttatttttttttaatcattgaACATAGatcttaaaattaaaagatgCCCTTACATTGTcaatatcaaattttaaagaaGGCAAAACCTAAACATGCAACATATGTTTTCTTCATATGTGCCTagatttttacaatttatacTTCATGTGTAAACTTTCAAAATGAGGCCTGTACGtacttttaaatttataaatttaaatcatctttttcattttcttaacTTAACATTCTAATGCGGCTAGTACTTActtgaataattttaatcacGTTACCGGCTAGTCAATCCTTAGGCTGAGGTATTGGTtcaaatgggatttgaaaccacTTCGGTCGAATTTAAATAGGAGCCGCTACTACTAAACCGCCAGGTTCgctagaaaataaaataaactacatTTTTGAATGATCGacaatacaacaaaaacaaggtaattttttttaaaataagcattcaagaaataaagaaaaaataaacaagataTTACATCTAAACCTTGTCGTGAATTAACcaatttgtgtagaatttctaGTAAAACATTTTGTATATAATCGAAGCTCAATGTCAGCatgcaaacagaaaaaatacaaaaacattatGAGATTCATTTCAGTAGATTTCTGTAAACAATGGATTTTCCATTCTATATGATCGTGTCGTAGTGGACTTAGCTTCACGGAGCAgaggaaatttaatttgtgtttGATCTGTAAAAGCGTTCCTAATTTCTACAAATTAGTAGTTTTCAGTTTGACTTTTTGAAAGATTGAAGATTTTAAAATCCTTTAGTAGTGTTTGTCGACATTGACGTAGCTGGCACCCGAGTGTCCATGGTGCACACGCTGCTTCGGAACATGCACTGGAGCATGGGTCGGGGCATGTACAGGCACATGCACTGGAACATGGACGGGATGGCTGGGATAGTTCTGCGGGTGATGAGCATGTCCGACCTTCTTTACATCAGCCTCGAATCCGTTGTGACCGTCCGACTTGTATTCGACCACACGTTCGGTTCCATCGGCCTCGTGCAGAGTGTAGGCTCCCTTGACGACATCGCCATCACGTACTTCCCACT
The DNA window shown above is from Anopheles funestus chromosome 3RL, idAnoFuneDA-416_04, whole genome shotgun sequence and carries:
- the LOC125768944 gene encoding cuticle protein 19-like, coding for MMKITIAALALLAVAVAAYEHEDYHSHPSYKFEYGVKDPHTGDHKSQWEHRDGDVVKGAYTLHEADGTERVVEYSSDKHNGFQAHVKRVGHAHHPEVYGHHEGGHSYGGHGHGHASSYANGNLQQYHH
- the LOC125768951 gene encoding cuticle protein 19-like; this translates as MFKIFAIVACLAVAASAQYYGGEHGLSGYAHHHEEPKDYYAYPKYKFEYGVKDPHTGDHKSQWEVRDGDVVKGQYSLHEADGTERVVEYKSDKHSGFEAVVKKVGHAHHPQVYGGHHY
- the LOC125768930 gene encoding cuticle protein 19-like; amino-acid sequence: MFKVLALIACLAIVASAQYHGAHYEHKEHYAHPKYKFEYGVKDPHTGDHKTQWEVRDGDVVKGAYTLHEADGTERVVEYKSDGHNGFEANVKNVGHAHHPQVYGGHSSHGQYGHGPGASYTNVDKHY
- the LOC125768938 gene encoding cuticle protein 8-like → MFKILALIACLAIVASAQYHGEPEHKEHYAHPKYKFEYGVKDPHTGDHKSQWEVRDGDVVKGAYTLHEADGTERVVEYKSDGHNGFEADVKKVGHAHHPQNYPSHPVHVPVHVPVHAPTHAPVHVPKQRVHHGHSGASYVNVDKHY